From a region of the Thermomonas sp. HDW16 genome:
- the purF gene encoding amidophosphoribosyltransferase: MCGIVGIVGQTEVAAQLYDGLTVLQHRGQDAAGIATADGGKLRVHKGNGLVRDVFDAKAMALLDGRVGIAHCRYPTAGSEGSDEAQPFYVNSPFGIALAHNGNLINTDALRREVFEQDRRNVNTESDSEVLLNVFAHELDTQKALTPDAAFRAIEGVNRRAKGGYAVVCTVLGLGLVAFRDPHGIRPLVLGKRTMAGGDEYIIASESVALDVLGFERVRDVEPGEGIVITARGELFAQQCAPQQAHAPCIFEYVYFARPDSMIEEISVHKARMRMGVTLGEKILRERPDHDIDVVIPIPDTSRDSALEIANTLGVKYREGFIKNRYVGRTFIMPGQGERAKSVKRKLNPIPLEFKNRVVLLVDDSIVRGTTSKQIVQMARDAGAKKVYLASAAPPVRFPNIYGIDMPSPDELVAHDRSEKDVEELLGCDWLIYQDLSDLEAAVAGPKFPGRKFDSSCFSGEYVTGVEPGYFERIEQLRSDEAKKKRRAS, encoded by the coding sequence ATGTGCGGCATCGTCGGAATCGTCGGCCAGACCGAAGTCGCAGCGCAGCTGTATGACGGGCTGACCGTGCTGCAGCATCGTGGGCAGGATGCCGCGGGGATCGCGACCGCGGATGGCGGCAAGTTGCGCGTGCACAAAGGCAATGGCCTGGTGCGCGATGTGTTCGATGCGAAGGCGATGGCCCTGCTCGATGGCCGCGTCGGCATCGCCCATTGCCGCTACCCGACCGCCGGCAGCGAAGGCAGCGACGAAGCGCAACCGTTCTACGTCAACTCGCCGTTCGGCATCGCGTTGGCGCATAACGGTAACCTGATCAATACCGACGCGCTTCGCCGCGAGGTGTTCGAGCAGGATCGCCGCAACGTCAATACCGAATCCGATTCCGAAGTGCTGCTCAACGTGTTCGCGCACGAATTGGACACGCAGAAGGCGCTGACGCCGGACGCCGCGTTCCGCGCGATCGAAGGCGTGAACCGCCGCGCCAAGGGCGGCTATGCGGTGGTCTGCACCGTGCTGGGCCTGGGCCTGGTCGCGTTCCGCGATCCGCACGGCATCCGTCCGTTGGTGCTGGGCAAGCGCACGATGGCAGGCGGCGACGAATACATCATCGCGTCCGAATCGGTTGCGCTGGACGTGCTGGGCTTCGAACGCGTGCGCGATGTCGAGCCGGGCGAGGGCATCGTGATCACCGCGCGCGGCGAACTGTTCGCGCAACAGTGCGCGCCGCAGCAGGCGCATGCGCCGTGCATCTTCGAGTACGTGTATTTCGCGCGGCCGGACTCGATGATCGAGGAAATTTCGGTGCACAAGGCACGGATGCGCATGGGCGTGACCCTCGGCGAGAAGATCCTGCGCGAGCGCCCGGACCACGACATCGACGTGGTGATCCCGATTCCCGACACCAGCCGCGATTCCGCGCTGGAGATCGCCAATACATTGGGCGTGAAGTACCGCGAGGGCTTCATCAAGAACCGTTACGTCGGCCGCACCTTCATCATGCCGGGGCAGGGCGAGCGCGCGAAATCGGTGAAGCGCAAGCTCAACCCGATCCCGCTTGAATTCAAGAACCGGGTGGTGCTGCTGGTGGACGATTCCATCGTGCGCGGCACCACCAGCAAGCAGATCGTGCAGATGGCGCGCGATGCCGGCGCCAAGAAGGTTTACCTGGCCTCCGCCGCGCCGCCGGTGCGCTTCCCGAACATCTACGGCATCGACATGCCTTCGCCCGACGAGCTGGTGGCGCATGATCGCAGCGAGAAAGACGTCGAAGAGTTGCTGGGTTGCGACTGGTTGATCTACCAGGACTTGTCCGACCTGGAAGCGGCGGTCGCGGGCCCGAAATTCCCGGGCCGCAAGTTCGACAGTTCCTGCTTCAGCGGGGAATACGTCACCGGCGTGGAGCCGGGTTATTTCGAACGGATCGAGCAGTTGCGTTCGGATGAGGCGAAGAAGAAGCGCAGGGCGAGCTGA
- a CDS encoding transcriptional repressor, producing MGNTHACTDPHQHVHDAAGFVAAVERACNERGLRLTAIRTRVLSLVAAAGKPIKAYDLLEQVRDGEGAGAAAPPTVYRALDFLMANGFIHKLESINAFVACHHPNSAQHSVPFLICDRCHSAIELEDASIVETLDSAARALGFAPQAQTLEVHGLCAKCAQAS from the coding sequence ATGGGCAACACGCACGCCTGCACGGATCCGCACCAACACGTCCACGACGCCGCCGGCTTCGTGGCAGCAGTGGAGCGTGCCTGCAATGAACGTGGCTTGCGATTGACCGCGATCCGCACGCGGGTGCTGTCGCTGGTGGCAGCAGCTGGCAAGCCGATCAAGGCCTATGACCTGCTGGAACAGGTGCGCGATGGCGAAGGCGCCGGGGCGGCCGCGCCGCCCACGGTGTATCGCGCGCTGGATTTCCTGATGGCGAATGGCTTCATCCACAAACTGGAATCGATCAACGCCTTCGTCGCCTGCCATCACCCGAACAGCGCGCAGCATTCGGTGCCGTTCCTGATCTGCGACCGCTGCCATTCGGCGATCGAACTGGAAGACGCCAGCATCGTCGAGACGCTGGACAGCGCCGCGCGCGCGCTGGGCTTCGCCCCGCAGGCGCAGACGCTGGAAGTGCACGGCCTGTGCGCGAAGTGCGCGCAGGCCAGCTGA
- a CDS encoding SPOR domain-containing protein: MDSSLKQRLVGAIVLIALAVIFLPMLVKGPAPDSGVSDVPLDIPAEPKPAGDATTRDFSLTEPGATPQGGAVGMPTATPDSASAEPAQDGMFPAVAAGDYAVSFGSYTSAADADKVIAALRSAELPGYRETVQLNGREAQRVRIGPFADRAVAEAARLRATQVSEGVGAKVVALDANTAPASTAVAAPSPVPVKAEPLPPAPKPVAIAPAPKPTAPAPVTKPIIEPKPAAPAPAKPVAATPPAPKPEPVSQPKPADTSKTGFAVQVGAFADANAATALRDKLRGAGFNAFTDTVNTDAGKRTRVRVGPAMNRAEADQLKASVQAKLGIAGIVRPHP, from the coding sequence ATGGATTCTTCCCTGAAGCAGCGCCTGGTTGGCGCGATCGTGCTGATCGCGCTGGCGGTCATTTTCCTGCCCATGCTGGTCAAGGGCCCGGCGCCCGACAGCGGCGTGTCCGATGTGCCGCTGGATATCCCCGCCGAACCCAAGCCCGCGGGCGATGCCACCACCCGTGATTTTTCGCTGACCGAGCCCGGTGCAACCCCGCAAGGCGGTGCCGTCGGCATGCCCACGGCCACGCCGGACTCGGCCAGCGCCGAACCCGCGCAAGATGGCATGTTCCCGGCTGTCGCGGCGGGCGATTACGCCGTGAGCTTCGGCAGCTATACCAGTGCCGCCGATGCCGACAAGGTCATCGCCGCGTTGCGCAGTGCGGAACTGCCGGGTTATCGCGAAACGGTGCAACTCAATGGTCGAGAGGCGCAGCGCGTGCGCATCGGCCCGTTCGCGGATCGCGCCGTGGCCGAGGCCGCGCGCCTGCGCGCCACGCAGGTAAGCGAGGGCGTCGGTGCCAAGGTCGTAGCGCTCGATGCAAACACGGCGCCGGCATCGACCGCTGTCGCGGCGCCATCGCCCGTGCCGGTGAAGGCAGAGCCGTTGCCGCCTGCACCCAAGCCCGTCGCCATCGCGCCTGCGCCGAAGCCCACCGCACCTGCCCCCGTCACCAAGCCGATCATAGAACCCAAGCCTGCCGCGCCGGCACCGGCAAAGCCGGTGGCTGCCACGCCGCCCGCGCCGAAGCCGGAGCCCGTATCGCAACCGAAGCCGGCCGATACCAGCAAGACCGGTTTCGCGGTGCAGGTGGGCGCATTCGCCGATGCCAACGCAGCCACCGCCCTGCGCGACAAGCTGCGTGGCGCCGGCTTCAACGCATTCACCGACACGGTGAATACCGATGCCGGCAAGCGCACCCGCGTGCGCGTGGGCCCGGCGATGAATCGCGCCGAAGCAGACCAGTTGAAAGCCAGCGTGCAGGCGAAGCTCGGCATCGCCGGCATCGTCCGCCCGCATCCATAA
- a CDS encoding UDP-2,3-diacylglucosamine diphosphatase produces the protein MTTLFISDLHLDPERPFITELFGRFIDEEASEADALYILGDLFEAWVGDDDPSAAGAFVAEKLRALTASGVPTYFIRGNRDFLLGADYAQRAGMTLLPDPAVILLQGEPALILHGDLLCTDDVAYQQFRAQTRDPRWQAQFLSQPLPARLAFAEQARAASKARYGELLASGMAETIGDVSHTTVQEWFKRYGVRRMIHGHTHRPAIHDHINGESRIVLGDWYEQGSVLRVGENGFDLVSLPAV, from the coding sequence ATGACCACGCTGTTCATCTCCGACCTGCACCTCGACCCCGAGCGCCCGTTCATCACCGAACTGTTCGGGCGCTTCATCGACGAAGAAGCCAGCGAGGCCGATGCGCTCTACATCCTAGGCGACTTGTTCGAAGCCTGGGTGGGCGATGACGATCCCTCCGCAGCCGGCGCCTTCGTCGCTGAAAAACTGCGTGCACTCACTGCCTCAGGCGTGCCGACCTACTTCATTCGCGGCAATCGCGATTTCCTGCTCGGCGCGGACTACGCGCAACGCGCCGGCATGACGCTATTGCCCGATCCGGCTGTGATCCTGCTGCAAGGCGAACCCGCCCTGATCCTGCACGGCGACCTGCTGTGCACGGACGATGTGGCGTATCAGCAGTTTCGCGCGCAGACCCGCGACCCGCGCTGGCAGGCGCAATTCCTCTCGCAACCGCTACCGGCACGGTTGGCCTTCGCCGAACAAGCGCGCGCCGCCAGCAAGGCGCGTTATGGCGAACTGCTCGCAAGCGGCATGGCGGAAACCATCGGCGACGTGTCGCACACCACCGTGCAGGAATGGTTCAAGCGCTACGGCGTGCGCCGCATGATCCACGGGCATACCCATCGCCCGGCGATCCACGATCACATCAACGGCGAGTCCCGCATCGTGCTGGGCGACTGGTATGAGCAGGGCTCGGTGCTGCGGGTGGGCGAGAACGGATTCGATCTCGTGTCGCTACCGGCAGTCTGA
- a CDS encoding MerC domain-containing protein: MTRTQHRLLDRLGATGSLLCALHCALLPLLIALLPTLGLGGVLDERFEQAFVLFATLVGGYSVLSGYQRHRLWQALALMLPGLLILWLGVLYRPLHESVWPHALVMTLGGTLVGLAHLANLKLNAGHVHGASCAH, encoded by the coding sequence ATGACTCGGACGCAACACCGCCTGCTAGACCGCCTCGGCGCGACTGGTTCGCTACTGTGCGCGCTGCATTGCGCGTTGTTGCCGTTGCTGATCGCCTTGTTGCCCACGCTGGGCCTGGGCGGCGTGCTGGATGAGCGTTTCGAGCAGGCCTTCGTCCTCTTCGCCACCCTGGTGGGCGGTTACAGCGTACTGTCCGGTTATCAGCGCCACCGCCTGTGGCAGGCGCTGGCGCTGATGTTGCCGGGCCTGCTGATCCTGTGGCTGGGCGTGCTGTACCGGCCGTTGCACGAATCGGTCTGGCCGCATGCGTTGGTGATGACCTTGGGCGGCACGCTGGTGGGATTGGCGCACCTGGCCAACCTGAAGCTCAATGCCGGTCATGTGCATGGTGCCAGCTGCGCGCATTGA
- a CDS encoding ferritin-like domain-containing protein: MKSLFAAARTCLDASSPEAKLASTFDVAAAFARGELVIDAAAPAPEPIHMPGRPARPTLVHPRELPRRGFGSNEGRAAFIHAVAHIEFNAIDLAWDAVYRFRGMPTEYYADWVSVANDEARHFSLLRARLKEFGHDYGDFDAHNGLWEMAEKTAHDGLARMALVPRVLEARGLDVTPGMIVKLRALGDDATADILEVILREEVAHVAAGSRWYRWHCERAGIEPRARFRELLHEYATGVLHKPFNTEARLEAGFDIEELESLLAAAD; the protein is encoded by the coding sequence ATGAAGAGCCTGTTCGCCGCCGCCCGCACTTGCCTGGACGCATCATCGCCCGAGGCCAAGCTGGCCTCCACGTTCGACGTCGCCGCCGCCTTCGCGCGCGGCGAACTGGTGATCGATGCCGCTGCGCCTGCCCCCGAACCGATCCACATGCCGGGTCGCCCCGCACGGCCGACACTGGTGCATCCGCGCGAACTGCCGCGTCGCGGTTTCGGCAGCAATGAAGGCCGTGCGGCGTTCATCCACGCAGTAGCGCACATCGAATTCAATGCCATCGACCTGGCCTGGGATGCGGTCTACCGCTTCCGTGGCATGCCCACGGAGTACTACGCGGACTGGGTATCGGTCGCGAATGACGAAGCACGACATTTTTCGCTGCTGCGCGCACGACTGAAAGAGTTCGGCCACGACTACGGCGATTTCGACGCGCACAACGGCTTGTGGGAAATGGCCGAGAAAACCGCCCACGATGGTCTTGCTCGCATGGCATTGGTGCCGCGCGTGCTGGAGGCGCGCGGGCTGGACGTGACGCCGGGGATGATCGTGAAACTGCGCGCGCTGGGCGACGACGCCACCGCCGATATCCTGGAAGTGATCCTGCGCGAGGAAGTGGCGCATGTCGCCGCCGGCTCGCGCTGGTATCGCTGGCATTGCGAACGCGCCGGCATCGAGCCACGCGCACGCTTCCGCGAGCTGCTGCACGAATACGCCACCGGCGTGCTGCACAAGCCATTCAATACCGAGGCGCGGCTGGAGGCCGGCTTCGACATCGAAGAACTCGAAAGCCTGCTGGCCGCCGCCGACTGA
- the gltX gene encoding glutamate--tRNA ligase, with protein sequence MTVRTRFAPSPTGYLHIGGARTALYCWLEARHKGGQFILRIEDTDRERSTQGAIDAILDAMAWLGLNYDEGPIYQTDRLDRYKEVAEQLVASGHAYYAYETKEELEAMREAAMAAGEKPRYNGAYRDADAGWRDDPNRVIRFKNPLDGVVAWEDKVKGRIEIANSELDDLVIFRSDGYATYNFAVVVDDIDMRISDVVRGDDHVNNTPRQINIYTALGTPVPHFAHLPMILDEQGAKLSKRTGAADVMQYRDAGYLPHALLNYLVRLGWSHGDQEVFSIAEMQSLFDLADVNAKASRLDSAKLGWLNQQYLKSDDPDAVAKHLVWHLQQAGYDLAKGPKPADLVIALRERAQTLKEMAEKSAVWFGPVTEYDAAAVAKQFKPEARGPLEEARVRLAALDPWSPEAIGEALKATAEAQGIGMGKIAQPMRVAITGTQVSPDIGWTVYLCGRDEALARVDAALAMITSGT encoded by the coding sequence ATGACCGTCCGCACCCGTTTCGCCCCCAGTCCCACCGGCTACCTGCATATCGGCGGCGCGCGCACCGCGCTGTATTGCTGGCTGGAAGCGCGCCACAAGGGCGGGCAGTTCATCCTGCGCATCGAGGACACCGACCGCGAGCGCAGCACGCAAGGCGCGATTGACGCCATCCTCGATGCGATGGCGTGGCTGGGCCTGAACTACGACGAAGGCCCGATCTACCAGACCGATCGGCTGGATCGCTACAAGGAAGTCGCCGAACAACTGGTCGCCTCCGGCCATGCCTACTACGCCTACGAGACGAAAGAAGAACTGGAGGCGATGCGCGAAGCGGCGATGGCCGCTGGCGAAAAGCCGCGCTACAACGGTGCGTATCGCGATGCGGACGCCGGTTGGCGCGATGACCCGAACCGGGTGATCCGCTTCAAGAATCCGCTGGATGGCGTGGTCGCGTGGGAGGACAAGGTCAAGGGCCGCATCGAGATCGCCAACAGCGAACTCGATGACCTGGTGATCTTCCGCAGCGACGGCTACGCCACCTACAACTTCGCGGTGGTGGTGGACGATATCGACATGCGCATCAGCGACGTGGTGCGTGGGGACGACCACGTCAACAACACCCCGCGGCAAATCAATATCTACACCGCGCTGGGCACGCCGGTACCGCATTTCGCCCATCTGCCGATGATCCTGGACGAGCAGGGCGCGAAGCTCAGCAAACGCACCGGCGCGGCCGATGTCATGCAGTACCGCGATGCCGGCTACCTGCCGCATGCGTTGCTGAATTACCTGGTGCGCCTCGGCTGGTCGCATGGCGACCAGGAAGTGTTCTCCATCGCCGAGATGCAATCGCTGTTCGACTTGGCCGACGTGAACGCGAAGGCTTCGCGCCTGGATTCGGCCAAGCTCGGCTGGCTCAACCAGCAGTACCTGAAGTCGGACGATCCCGATGCCGTCGCCAAGCATCTGGTTTGGCATCTGCAGCAGGCGGGTTACGACCTGGCGAAAGGCCCGAAGCCCGCCGACCTCGTTATCGCCCTGCGCGAGCGCGCGCAGACGCTGAAGGAAATGGCGGAGAAGTCCGCTGTGTGGTTTGGCCCGGTTACCGAATACGACGCAGCCGCCGTGGCCAAGCAGTTCAAGCCGGAAGCGCGCGGCCCGCTGGAGGAAGCGCGGGTGCGCTTGGCGGCGCTGGATCCGTGGTCCCCCGAAGCCATCGGCGAGGCACTGAAGGCCACCGCGGAAGCACAGGGCATCGGCATGGGCAAGATCGCGCAACCGATGCGCGTGGCGATCACCGGCACCCAGGTCAGCCCGGATATCGGCTGGACGGTTTATCTGTGCGGTCGCGACGAGGCCCTGGCGCGGGTCGACGCCGCCCTTGCAATGATCACATCGGGCACATAA
- a CDS encoding metal ABC transporter permease, with amino-acid sequence MTLNWEGLDIGILGPACVAGLIVLSTHVPLGKQVLNRGIIFIDLAIAQIAGLGVILAQYLGVDEHGFGVQFAAAAAALGGAGLLAWTDRRWPQLQEPLIGTLFVLAATGGLLLLADNPQGGEHLKDLLVGQILWVSYGQLIPAAILSAILLGAMWLRRGRLTGLLFYALFALAITASVQLVGVYLVFASLIVPALATINMQGRTRLVAAYLIGLAGYIGGLVLSAVLDLPSGAMIVWVLAGCALLAQAIPAVRRVHPAQDANQAALDVAA; translated from the coding sequence GTGACGCTGAACTGGGAAGGGCTGGATATCGGCATCCTCGGCCCAGCCTGCGTGGCCGGGTTGATCGTGCTGTCCACCCACGTGCCGTTGGGCAAGCAGGTGTTGAACCGCGGGATCATCTTCATCGATTTGGCGATCGCGCAGATCGCCGGGCTGGGCGTGATCCTGGCGCAGTACCTGGGCGTGGACGAACATGGATTCGGCGTGCAATTCGCGGCCGCGGCTGCGGCGCTGGGCGGTGCCGGCCTGCTGGCCTGGACCGACCGGCGCTGGCCACAGCTGCAGGAACCCCTGATCGGTACCCTGTTCGTGCTGGCCGCGACCGGTGGGCTGTTGCTGCTGGCCGACAATCCACAGGGTGGCGAGCACCTCAAGGACTTGCTGGTCGGGCAGATCCTGTGGGTGAGTTATGGCCAGCTGATTCCCGCGGCGATCCTGTCGGCGATCCTGCTGGGCGCGATGTGGCTGCGTCGCGGCCGGCTCACCGGCTTGCTGTTCTATGCCCTGTTCGCACTGGCGATCACCGCCTCGGTGCAGCTGGTGGGCGTGTACCTGGTCTTCGCAAGCCTGATCGTGCCGGCGCTGGCGACGATCAACATGCAGGGCCGGACGCGGCTGGTCGCCGCCTACCTGATCGGTTTGGCGGGCTACATCGGCGGATTGGTGTTGTCGGCGGTGCTGGATCTGCCGAGCGGGGCGATGATCGTCTGGGTGTTGGCAGGCTGTGCCTTGTTGGCGCAGGCGATCCCGGCGGTGCGTCGCGTGCATCCGGCGCAGGATGCGAATCAGGCCGCATTGGATGTCGCGGCTTGA
- a CDS encoding 30S ribosomal protein THX has protein sequence MGKGDRKTAKGKRYNSSYGNARSKTVTKAAGTAAAPAVKKAATKSVAKKAVAKKAVAKA, from the coding sequence ATGGGCAAGGGCGACCGCAAGACTGCCAAGGGCAAGCGCTACAACTCCAGCTACGGCAACGCGCGTTCGAAGACCGTGACCAAGGCTGCCGGCACCGCTGCGGCGCCGGCGGTGAAGAAGGCTGCGACCAAGTCGGTTGCCAAGAAGGCCGTTGCCAAGAAAGCCGTCGCCAAGGCCTGA
- a CDS encoding MFS transporter gives MTETRRRNAWWLVLAATATLMVTMGIRQSLGLFVQPIHAGTGLSIVQISFALAIAQLAWGAAQPVFGMWADKRGPGRVLVFGGVMLVVGMALAPLLTSQWGLVLTLGILGAAGAGAGSFSVLIGAVAQRIDERNRSMAAGVINAGGSFGQFVFAPFAQAVISAAGWAAGMWALAAAALATLPLAWPLRRREKPASTTTEPQPVANEGIGLSEQLRIAFRDRSYWLLHVGFFTCGFHIAFLVTHLPTEIALCGLSDKVSATALALIGLFNVGGSLAIGWLGQRYRMKSLLALMYASRALLIGLYLLLPPTPLVFYGFAAGLGLTWLATVPPTAGIIGKLFGARYLATLFGFTLLSHQIGGFFGAWLGGSALERFGDYSWMWHADIVLALLAATANLPIREAKPMPRIAAATT, from the coding sequence ATGACAGAAACGAGGCGACGCAATGCCTGGTGGCTAGTGCTGGCCGCCACCGCCACCCTGATGGTCACGATGGGCATCCGCCAATCGCTGGGCCTGTTCGTGCAGCCGATCCACGCCGGCACCGGCCTGTCGATCGTGCAGATCAGCTTCGCGCTGGCAATCGCGCAACTGGCGTGGGGCGCGGCGCAACCGGTGTTCGGCATGTGGGCGGACAAGCGCGGGCCGGGCCGCGTGCTGGTATTCGGCGGCGTCATGCTGGTCGTCGGCATGGCGTTGGCACCGCTGCTGACTTCGCAATGGGGACTGGTACTGACGCTGGGAATCCTAGGCGCAGCGGGTGCCGGTGCTGGCAGCTTTTCGGTGCTGATCGGCGCGGTGGCGCAACGCATCGACGAACGCAATCGCTCGATGGCGGCGGGCGTGATCAATGCCGGTGGTTCGTTCGGCCAGTTCGTGTTCGCGCCGTTCGCGCAGGCGGTGATTTCCGCAGCAGGCTGGGCGGCCGGCATGTGGGCGCTGGCTGCAGCCGCACTGGCCACGCTGCCATTGGCATGGCCGCTGCGCAGGCGCGAAAAACCGGCCTCGACAACGACCGAACCGCAACCCGTCGCGAACGAAGGCATCGGCCTGTCCGAACAACTTCGTATAGCCTTCCGCGACCGCAGCTACTGGTTGCTGCATGTCGGCTTCTTCACCTGCGGCTTCCACATCGCCTTTCTGGTCACCCACCTGCCCACCGAGATCGCGCTGTGCGGGTTGTCGGACAAGGTCTCGGCCACCGCACTCGCACTGATCGGCCTGTTCAATGTCGGCGGCAGCCTCGCCATTGGCTGGCTGGGCCAGCGCTACCGGATGAAGTCGCTGCTGGCGCTGATGTATGCCAGCCGCGCGCTGCTGATCGGCCTGTACCTGCTGCTGCCACCCACGCCACTGGTGTTCTACGGCTTCGCCGCCGGCCTCGGCCTCACTTGGCTCGCTACCGTGCCACCGACTGCCGGGATCATCGGCAAGCTATTCGGTGCGCGTTATCTCGCCACCCTGTTCGGCTTCACCCTGCTCTCGCACCAGATCGGCGGCTTCTTCGGCGCGTGGCTGGGCGGATCAGCGCTAGAGCGCTTCGGCGACTATTCGTGGATGTGGCACGCCGACATCGTGCTGGCCCTGCTCGCGGCCACCGCCAATCTGCCGATCCGCGAAGCGAAACCGATGCCTCGCATCGCCGCTGCTACGACCTGA
- a CDS encoding zinc ABC transporter substrate-binding protein: MKLLAIPVLLLAALLSTPAQAKLKVFACEPEWGSLVQELAGDKVDVDVATTALQDVHVIEAKPSLIAKVRAADLVVCTGAGLEVGWLPQLLQQSGNTKVASGPGAFMAAMQVKRLEVPTTLDRANGDVHPDGNPHVQMDPRRILVIAKALGARLAQVDPANAATYQTRTDDFTKRWLAAMVRWKAEAAPLKGRKVVVHHISWPYLWDWLGIQQIGALEPKPAVPPTAAHLAALVGTTKDSDTLVIVRAAYQDPKPADWLSERTGVPAVTLPFTVGGDAQSKDLFGLFDSTIDKLLGAAK, from the coding sequence ATGAAACTGCTTGCGATTCCCGTCCTGTTGCTTGCCGCGTTGCTGTCCACGCCAGCGCAGGCGAAATTGAAGGTATTTGCCTGCGAACCCGAATGGGGCTCGCTGGTGCAGGAACTGGCTGGCGACAAGGTCGATGTCGACGTCGCCACGACCGCGCTGCAGGACGTGCACGTGATCGAAGCCAAACCCAGCCTGATCGCCAAGGTGCGTGCCGCCGATCTCGTGGTCTGCACCGGCGCCGGCCTTGAAGTAGGCTGGCTGCCGCAATTGCTGCAGCAGTCCGGCAACACCAAGGTCGCGAGCGGTCCCGGTGCGTTCATGGCGGCGATGCAGGTGAAGCGGCTGGAAGTGCCGACCACGCTGGATCGCGCCAACGGCGACGTCCACCCTGACGGCAATCCGCACGTGCAGATGGATCCGCGCCGCATCCTGGTGATCGCCAAGGCGCTGGGCGCACGGTTGGCGCAGGTCGACCCCGCCAATGCCGCCACCTACCAGACGCGCACCGACGACTTCACGAAGCGCTGGCTGGCCGCGATGGTGCGCTGGAAGGCCGAGGCTGCGCCGCTCAAGGGCCGCAAGGTGGTGGTCCACCACATCAGCTGGCCGTACCTGTGGGATTGGCTGGGCATCCAGCAGATCGGGGCGCTGGAACCGAAGCCGGCAGTGCCGCCGACGGCGGCGCATCTGGCCGCGCTGGTTGGCACGACCAAGGACAGCGACACCTTGGTGATCGTGCGCGCGGCGTACCAGGATCCGAAGCCGGCCGATTGGCTGTCCGAACGCACTGGCGTGCCGGCAGTCACCCTGCCGTTCACGGTCGGCGGCGATGCGCAGTCGAAGGATCTGTTCGGCCTGTTTGATTCCACCATCGACAAGTTGCTGGGGGCCGCCAAGTGA